One part of the Mya arenaria isolate MELC-2E11 chromosome 3, ASM2691426v1 genome encodes these proteins:
- the LOC128226300 gene encoding sodium-dependent glucose transporter 1-like — MSTTASSNEGFEAASELTGDERVARITEEVDSPEKGAEDGPLCTEEGAWVNGVELEMGSGEGEDTGPLPMDLVLKELAVNDDRGPGKKDVGFAAVPGDKEEAEMQESCANPVFRRKVLDTIFLFWNVTNMGWIYGQMGPALPDLQIVAGVSLAQATWLFTGFALGYLGGCLLAGFIQDKFNPRLMLFLFTTGTAITIGLLPWIPEIIAMVIIRVINGICIGGQDTGIHTMLFATWAKEGGPFVQMTHCLSAVGGILSPLVTQPFVSKQKVEEELDGVDVSVNTTTMAAPTPYTSGMNMTKNTTYTTTVEVNIQYAFLITFVLSLSSAVPFLVAYLSNRNEKKVVRQYSNASVDRHKLPKRVKKVILCIIFVNSFVATANIDLFPSFLVTFTLEQLGWTQQEASTLTSVYFGTYGLANFAGVFLLTYITSTKLKAFSYISSTIVLLGLLLSVIFKQNILVWVTIAASGVTMSSILPTLFTWTQEHVTPITSRMASGLLISGSVGVMVNPLVLGYMMDIYSPMWFLYLSLGEIVVCGLLFTAAFTLSRVYSQSDDQRAHMTGMTKGDNVSSETVEAPTGTPEPTEKLEIYPRGTFYGV, encoded by the exons ATGAGCACAACTGCAAGTTCGAATGAAGGGTTTGAGGCTGCATCAGAATTAACTGGAGATGAGAGGGTGGCCAGGATAACTGAGGAGGTAGATAGTCCGGAGAAAGGGGCAGAGGATGGTCCATTGTGTACAGAGGAAGGAGCCTGGGTGAATGGGGTAGAGTTAGAGATGGGATCCGGGGAAGGGGAGGATACTGGCCCACTTCCAATGGACCTGGTTTTGAAGGAACTGGCAGTCAAT GATGATAGAGGTCCTGGCAAGAAGGATGTGGGGTTTGCGGCCGTGCCAGGGGACAAAGAGGAGGCTGAGATGCAAGAGTCATGTGCCAACCCGGTCTTCAGGCGCAAGGTCTTGGACACCATCTTTCTCTTCTGGAATGTTACTAATATG GGTTGGATCTATGGACAGATGGGCCCGGCCCTGCCTGACCTACAGATTGTTGCAGGCGTGTCCCTGGCTCAGGCCACATGGCTCTTCACGGGGTTTGCTCTAGGATACCTTGGCGGCTGCCTCCTGGCTGGGTTCA ttcAAGATAAGTTCAACCCTCGGCTAATGTTATTTCTGTTTACAACTGGAACAGCTATCACCATAGGGCTGTTACCATGGATACCAGAAATCATTGCCATGGTGATCATCAGGGTGATCAATGGAATATGCATTGGTGGACAAGATACAG GCATACACACAATGTTGTTTGCGACATGGGCCAAGGAAGGAGGTCCGTTTGTTCAGATGACCCATTGTCTGAGCGCTGTAGGGGGCATCCTATCACCCCTTGTCACACAGCCGTTTGTAAGCAAGCAGAAAG TTGAGGAAGAATTAGATGGGGTTGATGTGTCTGTTAATACCACAACAATGGCTGCTCCCACACCATACACAAGCGGTATGAACATGACCAAGAACACAACATACACTACCACAGTGGAAGTCAACATCCAGTATGCGTTTCTCATCACATTTGTTCTCTCCCTCTCATCAGCTGTTCCATTCCTTGTGGCCTACCTCTCCAATAGGAATGAAAAGAAGGTTGTCAGACAGTACAGTAATGCCAGTGTGGATAGGCATAAGCTCCCCAAACGAGTGAAGAAGGTGATACTGTGTATTATATTTGTGAATTCGTTTGTAGCGACGGCCAACATAGACCTGTTTCCAAGCTTCCTAGTGACCTTCACCTTGGAGCAGCTTGGGTGGACTCAGCAGGAAGCCTCCACTCTCACCTCTGTCTACTTTGGAACATATGGCCTGGCTAACTTTGCTGGGGTATTTCTCTTAACTTACATTACCTCAACTAAGCTTAAAGccttttcatatatttcttcaACTATAGTACTCCTAGGGCTTTTGTTGagtgttatttttaaacaaaatattcttgtGTGGGTTACCATAGCAGCCAGTGGTGTAACAATGTCATCTATTCTGCCAACACTGTTCACATGGACCCAGGAACATGTGACCCCCATTACAAGCCGCATGGCCTCTGGGCTCCTCATATCAGGGTCAGTTGGGGTCATGGTCAACCCCCTGGTGCTAGGATACATGATGGACATCTACTCTCCAATGTGGTTTCTCTATTTGTCACTTGGAGAAATAGTGGTCTGTGGCTTACTGTTTACGGCAGCTTTTACTCTATCCCGTGTCTACTCCCAGTCAGATGACCAGCGGGCCCATATGACTGGCATGACAAAGGGTGATAATGTGAGCTCAGAGACGGTGGAGGCCCCTACAGGCACACCAGAGCCCACGGAAAAACTGGAAATTTACCCACGAGGAACATTCTATGGTGTCTAA
- the LOC128226894 gene encoding elongation factor Tu-like, which translates to MAAPMGRTILRTESFFRCAYRSSFFVNRFLPVKRFILSNLGSLSYSTTVDGKEHCNIGTIGHVDHGKTTLTAAITKVLSEGQSKKNKFVDYNSIDRSVEEQRRGITIFATHVSYETDTRHYCHTDCPGHLDFIKNMITGTAQMDGAILVVAATDGTMPQTREHLLLAKQIGLERVVVFINKADLVDDEMLELVELEIRDLLEEFGYDSLNTPVICGSALTTLNGDEGKFGKQAIKMLTETIDSYIKIPERNLTAPFRMPVESALSVPGRGTVVIGTLAEGVLKSGETAQLLGFDKKINTTITDLQVFKKSVPQCNAGENVGVLLKSIRQEQVRRGMYLVKDGSAKMSNLVEAQIYVLKASEGGRVKPVLNSYIQQMYMSIWHMESCIQLHEGTSMVMPGETLKTNILLAKDMVVNEGQKFTIRENNVSTITGIITKVLPHSEQTIPGFNFVRPLQVKISTGNTAVTNRRQKQKNRKQ; encoded by the exons ATGGCTGCGCCCATGGGACGGACGATTTTAAGGACAGAATCATTTTTTAGATGTGCATATCGTTCTTCCTTTTTTGTAAACAGATTCCTTCCTGTCAAAAGGTTTATATTGTCTAATTTAGGTTCATTGTCATACTCTACAACCGTTGATGGAAAGGAACATTGTAATATCGGCACCATCGGTCATGTCGACCACGGTAAAACGACGTTGACAGCGGCAATCACAAAG GTGCTGTCTGAGGGACAGTCAAAGAAGAACAAATTTGTGGACTACAACTCCATTGACCGGTCTGTTGAAGAGCAGCGACGTGGTATTACCATATTTGCCACACATGTGTCATATGAAACTGACACAAGGCACTACTGCCACACTGACTGTCCTGGACATCTGGACTTTATCAAAAACATGATCACTG GAACAGCGCAAATGGATGGCGCTATACTTGTGGTTGCGGCCACAGATGGGACCATGCCGCAGACCAGGGAGCATCTGCTTCTTGCAAAGCAAATTGGGCTGGAAAGGGTAGTGGTCTTCATCAACAAGGCAGACCTGGTGGACGACGAAATGCTGGAACTTGTGGAGCTAGAGATTCGAGATCTGCTCGAGGAGTTTGGGTATGATTCTCTGAACACTCCTGTCATCTGTGGCTCTGCTCTCACCACTCTGAATGGAGATGAGGGGAAGTTTGGCAAACAAGCAATTAAAATGTTAACTGAAACTATTGATTCATACATTAAAATACCAGAGAGAAACCTAACAGCACCTTTCAGAATGCCAGTAGAATCAGCCCTCAGTGTGCCAGGAAGGGGGACAGTGGTAATTGGGACACTTGCTGAGGGCGTTCTGAAAAGTGGGGAAACAGCACAACTGCTTGGTTTCGACAAGAAGATAAACACCACTATCACTGATCTACAGGTGTTCAAAAAGTCAGTGCCTCAGTGTAATGCTGGGGAAAATGTAGGGGttcttttaaaatccataagACAAGAACAGGTTCGGCGTGGAATGTACCTCGTTAAAGATGGTTCTGCCAAGATGTCCAACCTCGTTGAGGCCCAGATATATGTCCTGAAGGCGTCAGAAGGCGGGAGAGTCAAGCCGGTTTTGAACAGCTATATCCAACAGATGTACATGTCCATCTGGCACATGGAGTCCTGCATCCAACTACATGAAGGAACATCCATGGTGATGCCTGGGGAAACACTCAAGACCAACATTCTTCTTGCCAAGGACATGGTGGTCAACGAGGGACAAAAATTCACCATTCGCGAAAACAATGTGTCAACCATCACAGGGATTATTACCAAAGTGCTCCCCCACTCAGAACAGACTATCCCAGGGTTTAACTTTGTCAGACCTTTGCAGGTAAAAATTTCTACAGGAAACACAGCAGTAACAAACAGACGACAGAAGCAGAAAAACAGGAAGCAATAG